A window of Bdellovibrio svalbardensis contains these coding sequences:
- the tyrS gene encoding tyrosine--tRNA ligase — protein MAFLDPKEQLERIKFGVAEFINDQEMLKKLKRSAETNTPLIIKLGADPTRPDIHIGHTVVLNKLKTFQDLGHKVLFLIGDFTASIGDPTGKSSTRPILSRAEIEENGKTYAKQIFKILDPEKTEIVYNSSWINKLTPQDFITMTAKYTVARMLERDDFTNRYKSGSPIGIHEFLYPLTQGYDSVALKADVELGGTDQKFNLLVGRDMQVAYGQEPQCVLTMPILEGIDGVNKMSKSLDNYISVVDTPKDMFGKTMRISDELMYRWYELLTDITAPELAQLKTDVAGGKKHPREVKVNLAKFLIKRFHNAEAAQAAEDEFNRIFVDKGVPDNIPVFELNKADIPAEGLGIAQLLVKLGFAASNSEASRMVQGGAVQIDGAKVADAKAKFAEAALADKVIKGSKTKFAKIVVK, from the coding sequence ATGGCTTTTTTGGATCCTAAAGAACAGTTAGAGCGTATTAAGTTTGGTGTGGCTGAGTTTATCAACGATCAAGAGATGTTGAAAAAGCTCAAGCGCTCTGCTGAGACGAATACTCCTTTGATTATTAAATTAGGGGCGGACCCAACTCGTCCGGATATTCATATTGGTCACACAGTGGTGTTGAACAAATTAAAAACCTTCCAGGATTTGGGACATAAGGTTTTGTTCTTGATCGGTGACTTCACAGCTTCGATTGGTGATCCCACTGGTAAAAGCTCAACTCGTCCGATTTTGTCTCGTGCAGAGATTGAAGAGAACGGGAAGACCTATGCGAAACAGATCTTCAAGATTTTAGATCCGGAAAAAACTGAGATCGTTTACAACTCTTCTTGGATCAATAAATTGACTCCCCAGGATTTCATCACCATGACGGCGAAGTATACCGTGGCTCGTATGTTGGAGCGTGATGACTTTACGAATCGCTATAAATCAGGTTCACCCATCGGGATTCATGAATTCTTGTATCCTCTGACTCAAGGTTATGACTCTGTGGCTTTAAAAGCCGATGTTGAGTTGGGTGGAACGGATCAGAAGTTTAATTTGCTTGTTGGTCGCGATATGCAAGTGGCTTACGGGCAAGAGCCTCAATGCGTTTTGACGATGCCAATTCTTGAGGGTATCGACGGCGTTAACAAGATGTCGAAGTCTTTGGATAACTATATTTCAGTCGTGGATACACCGAAAGATATGTTCGGTAAAACCATGAGAATCTCTGACGAACTCATGTATCGTTGGTATGAGCTTTTGACTGACATCACGGCGCCAGAGCTGGCACAGCTTAAGACAGACGTCGCTGGGGGTAAAAAGCATCCTCGTGAAGTCAAAGTCAACTTGGCGAAATTCCTGATCAAACGTTTTCATAATGCAGAAGCCGCACAAGCCGCTGAAGATGAATTCAACCGCATCTTCGTCGACAAGGGTGTGCCTGATAATATTCCGGTATTTGAATTGAACAAAGCCGATATCCCAGCCGAAGGCTTGGGGATCGCACAACTCTTGGTCAAATTGGGATTTGCTGCTTCAAATAGTGAAGCATCCCGTATGGTCCAAGGCGGCGCCGTGCAAATTGACGGAGCCAAAGTCGCAGACGCAAAAGCGAAATTTGCCGAAGCCGCCCTTGCTGACAAAGTCATCAAAGGCAGCAAAACAAAATTCGCAAAAATCGTCGTAAAGTAG
- a CDS encoding cell division protein ZapA, whose protein sequence is MTTEKKNYNFLIAGVPYKLKTSHDDATVQEMVDFVNNKMNQAMGVTKNGSFQNAAVLTAMNIAEELILLKRKAARELEKLEEKALSLSQELENSKSGKVLNN, encoded by the coding sequence GTGACGACAGAGAAAAAGAACTACAATTTCCTCATTGCCGGTGTTCCGTATAAATTGAAAACCTCTCATGACGATGCAACCGTTCAAGAAATGGTCGACTTCGTTAACAATAAAATGAATCAAGCTATGGGCGTTACTAAAAATGGTTCCTTCCAAAATGCCGCTGTCCTAACAGCGATGAACATTGCTGAAGAACTTATCCTATTGAAAAGAAAAGCAGCTCGCGAGCTTGAAAAACTCGAGGAGAAGGCTTTGTCTCTTTCTCAAGAACTAGAAAATTCCAAGAGCGGCAAGGTTTTGAATAACTAA
- the rny gene encoding ribonuclease Y — MELVIAAILGLILGAVIVFVIKRIQDNNKKKSARIEAERIINRANSEAAKLKKDAETKSKDFETRARKNVEADIHKQNSTLKNKEAQLDRRLKEIDAQFKQKMEENERYLSTLKDREEKIAISENRIKDLEKKGEAHIVELKNKLESVAAMSQDEAKRQLLSAIEDEAKQEASKRITQIEEAAQKESEAKAKRILAVALSRFASEYTSERTVSVLALPNDEMKGKIIGREGRNIRTLEAHCGVDLIVDDTPEAVVISGFDPVRRELARRTIEKLMEDGRVHPARIEEVVEKQRNELMKSMKEEGERHVMELGIANIHPELVKILGGLKYRSYQGQNALNQSLEVATIAGLLAGELGVSVKQARRAGLLHNIGKAIDHTSEGSYALVGAETAKKYNESEDVCHAIRAHDEEEKPHSLLAWIVHAAFTLSTARPGARRPQMDSFIHRLEDLESIGNSFDGVLKTLALQAGKDVRVLVESSKVTDDQAVMLSRDIARKIEREVPQAGAVKVTVVRETRSVEHAR, encoded by the coding sequence ATGGAGTTAGTCATTGCCGCCATCTTGGGTTTAATCCTCGGCGCCGTTATCGTGTTCGTTATCAAACGTATTCAAGATAACAACAAAAAGAAGTCTGCACGTATCGAAGCAGAGCGCATCATCAACAGAGCCAATTCTGAAGCTGCAAAATTGAAGAAGGACGCTGAGACAAAATCCAAGGATTTTGAAACTCGCGCCCGCAAGAATGTGGAAGCGGATATTCACAAGCAAAATTCAACTTTGAAAAATAAAGAAGCTCAGTTGGATCGCCGTTTGAAGGAAATCGACGCTCAGTTCAAGCAAAAAATGGAAGAGAACGAACGTTACTTGAGCACTTTGAAGGACCGTGAAGAAAAAATCGCGATCTCTGAAAACCGTATCAAAGATCTTGAGAAAAAAGGCGAAGCTCATATCGTTGAGCTGAAAAATAAATTGGAATCTGTCGCGGCGATGAGCCAGGACGAAGCCAAACGTCAACTTTTGAGCGCGATTGAAGATGAAGCGAAACAAGAGGCTTCAAAACGCATCACACAAATTGAAGAAGCTGCCCAAAAGGAATCTGAAGCCAAAGCAAAACGCATCTTGGCAGTGGCATTGTCTCGCTTCGCTTCTGAGTACACTTCAGAAAGAACAGTCAGTGTGTTGGCGCTTCCGAACGACGAGATGAAGGGTAAGATCATCGGTCGTGAAGGACGTAATATCAGAACATTGGAAGCCCATTGCGGTGTGGATTTGATCGTCGATGATACTCCGGAAGCGGTGGTGATCTCTGGCTTCGATCCAGTTCGTCGTGAGTTGGCGCGCAGAACCATCGAGAAATTGATGGAAGACGGTCGCGTGCATCCAGCGCGTATCGAAGAAGTCGTTGAAAAACAACGTAATGAATTGATGAAGTCCATGAAGGAAGAAGGCGAACGCCATGTCATGGAATTGGGTATTGCAAATATCCATCCAGAGCTTGTTAAAATTCTGGGCGGTTTGAAATACCGTTCATACCAAGGCCAAAATGCCTTGAACCAGTCATTGGAAGTGGCCACAATCGCTGGCTTGCTGGCAGGTGAGTTGGGTGTGAGTGTAAAACAAGCACGCAGAGCCGGTCTTCTTCATAATATCGGGAAAGCTATCGATCATACTTCTGAAGGAAGTTATGCATTGGTTGGCGCTGAGACAGCGAAAAAATACAATGAATCTGAAGACGTGTGCCACGCGATCCGTGCTCATGACGAAGAGGAAAAGCCTCATTCATTGTTGGCTTGGATTGTCCATGCTGCCTTCACTTTGTCGACGGCACGCCCGGGTGCACGTCGTCCGCAAATGGATTCATTCATTCACCGTTTGGAAGATTTGGAAAGCATTGGCAACAGCTTCGACGGAGTTCTTAAGACTTTGGCGTTGCAGGCGGGGAAAGATGTTCGCGTGTTGGTAGAGTCCAGCAAAGTGACGGATGACCAGGCTGTGATGTTGTCTCGCGATATCGCTCGTAAGATTGAGCGTGAAGTACCACAAGCGGGTGCGGTTAAGGTTACTGTGGTTCGTGAAACACGGTCTGTGGAACACGCCCGCTAG
- a CDS encoding 5-formyltetrahydrofolate cyclo-ligase — protein MSVWSSKKECRSYFKSLCAQEFAQGLVQNQKQLSSYLREFMSTQSGEWGAYRALTQEANVDEVFQISHISWLFPRVKDQGNDSHLEFCRAIHFSQGSFGILEPDPNSPVVDHHHIQGLLIPGVAFNKDGHRLGKGKGYYDKALQHFSGLKVGVCFEFQISEQVLPVEEHDVRMDFLITDQGLIDCRRK, from the coding sequence ATGTCTGTTTGGAGCTCTAAAAAGGAATGTCGTTCCTACTTTAAATCTCTTTGCGCCCAAGAGTTCGCGCAAGGCCTTGTTCAAAACCAAAAGCAGCTGTCTTCGTATTTACGGGAATTTATGTCCACGCAAAGCGGAGAATGGGGCGCTTATCGCGCTCTAACTCAAGAAGCCAATGTCGACGAGGTCTTTCAGATCTCGCACATCAGTTGGTTGTTTCCGCGGGTCAAAGACCAAGGAAACGATAGTCACCTTGAGTTTTGTCGGGCCATTCATTTCTCTCAAGGGTCTTTCGGGATTCTTGAGCCCGACCCAAATTCCCCGGTGGTGGATCATCATCACATTCAGGGGCTGCTGATTCCCGGAGTTGCGTTTAATAAAGACGGCCATCGTCTTGGTAAGGGTAAAGGGTACTATGATAAGGCCCTGCAACACTTTTCAGGATTGAAGGTCGGAGTCTGTTTTGAGTTTCAAATATCAGAGCAGGTTCTGCCAGTAGAAGAGCATGATGTGAGAATGGATTTTCTCATAACAGATCAGGGACTCATCGACTGCCGTCGCAAGTAG